From the genome of Thermoflexus hugenholtzii, one region includes:
- a CDS encoding thiamine pyrophosphate-dependent enzyme — protein MAYAVKDYKTEVWVDWCPGCGDFGILNAIHQALAALQLPPHRVAVFSGIGCSGKTPHYIGTYGVHTLHGRVLPVATGFKLANPEMTVIAVGGDGDGYGIGAGYFLAAGRRNVDLTYIVYNNGVYGLTKGQASPTLPKGVQTKSLPEPNLMEALNPIAVALGAGYTFIARGYAYDVRHLRDLIVAAIQHRGTALIDVLQPCPTYNNIYTREYYNARVYKLEETGYDPVVHNPADEKEIVEKKAQALLKAYENGDRIPIGIFYRVERPTLEDELATRLPHWGKALADLEPIYRRDLTPLLDELS, from the coding sequence ATGGCCTACGCGGTGAAGGACTACAAGACCGAGGTCTGGGTGGACTGGTGCCCCGGGTGCGGGGACTTCGGGATCCTGAACGCCATCCACCAGGCCCTGGCGGCCCTGCAGCTGCCCCCGCATCGGGTGGCGGTCTTCTCCGGGATCGGCTGCTCGGGCAAGACGCCGCACTACATCGGGACCTATGGGGTGCACACGCTCCACGGGCGGGTGCTGCCGGTGGCCACCGGCTTCAAGCTGGCCAACCCGGAGATGACGGTGATCGCCGTGGGGGGCGACGGCGACGGCTATGGGATCGGGGCCGGGTATTTCCTGGCCGCCGGGCGGCGCAACGTGGACCTGACTTACATTGTCTACAACAACGGGGTTTACGGGTTGACCAAGGGCCAGGCTTCTCCGACCTTGCCCAAGGGCGTGCAGACCAAGTCCCTGCCTGAGCCCAACCTGATGGAGGCCCTCAACCCCATCGCCGTGGCCCTGGGGGCGGGTTACACCTTCATCGCCCGCGGCTACGCCTACGATGTGCGGCATCTGCGGGACCTGATCGTGGCCGCCATCCAGCACCGGGGCACCGCCCTCATCGACGTCCTCCAGCCCTGCCCGACCTACAACAACATCTACACGCGGGAGTATTACAACGCCCGCGTCTACAAACTGGAGGAAACGGGCTACGACCCGGTGGTGCATAATCCGGCGGATGAGAAGGAGATCGTGGAGAAGAAGGCTCAGGCGCTGTTGAAGGCCTATGAGAACGGGGATCGGATCCCCATCGGGATCTTTTATCGGGTGGAGCGGCCGACCCTGGAGGACGAGCTGGCCACCCGTCTGCCCCACTGGGGGAAGGCCCTGGCGGACCTGGAGCCGATCTACCGGCGGGATCTCACCCCGCTGCTGGACGAGCTGAGCTGA